The genomic region tttgatatgagtctggaaggagagtttacagtctagccagacacctaggtacatatagatgtccacatattcaaggtcggaaccatccagggtggtgatgcaagtcaggcgtgcgggtgcaggcagcgaacggttgaaaagcatgcatttggttttactagcatttaagagcagttggaggccgcggaaggagtgttgtatggcattgaagctcgtttggaggttagatagcacagtgtccacgGACGGGCTGGAACCAGAAACAGTTTCCAACAGTCTACCACACTCATGGGAGGAAGTACGAAATATGCTTCCTATATTTTCACTTCTCTATCTGTAGCAGTTTGTTAACCCACATTACACAAGTAGTCTTTTCCACCGTCAATGCTCAGTTCCTGATTGATGCTTCAGTTAATCTACTTTACAACCATTTGAGTGTGTTTTGACCGTGTGTAGACCATAGATCACACAGATCACATTAGTTGCAGGAGTGCTATGGAAAAATGCAGACTGCCTGCCGTTTTGCTGCTGGCACACATTGGCCTCTCTTCGGGTAAGACATTTTTATTTGTAACTTTATTCTCTTATAGAGAAGGTCCTTTTAACCTGGAGGAAAATAGAGAAAGTCCTGTTAACCTGGAATTTTGTTCAGTAGATATGAAGAAAACAGGGAGTTACTATCTGAACTTGTCCAAAAAGGAATACTAATTTTAGTTCTCAGTTTCATTTTTTTGTGTGGATATTTTGGTCCCAAATTAACACGACTCAGACTAGAGGGGAAAACAGAAGCTAAAAACCAATAATGAACAACTGTATgattctgttttttttaaacggTTCAtaatccatccctctctctctctctctctctctctctctctctctctccatttctcactCTTCTTCGGTCTCCATCTCCAGTAGTGTTGGAAGCTCAGGTCAGTGTTGAACCACAGGTGACAGGGTACCTGGGTAATGATGTCACACTGCGTTGTAAGTTGATCCAGGGCGATCTCATTCAGGCTGAGTGGCAGTGGGAGATGTCAGATACTAAAAGGTTTTCCATAGCTGTCTTTAACCCTAACTTAGGGCAAAACATTTCTGGGTCACCTCTAAAAGGGAGGTTGGAGTTCGCTGGAGCTTCCACCGGTGATTCCTCTATTACTATAAAAGATGTGGAGATGACGGATGCAGGGAAATACATTTGTCTCCTGACAGTCTTCCCTAGTGGCTCATTTGAGAGAACAACCATCCTCACTGTACTGAGTAAGTCTGGAAgttcagctttaatattgcagatagattgtggcttccatcaatgtaattgtatgcATCATTTCCATAAtttccaatatatatatatatttttatatgtaATTTTCCCCTGACCATCCATCTCCCCtatttggagtaaactaatgggcaacaacacttaggcttctacatactacatactatatacattttacggacacagtatcttttacaatagttatattttgtttgtttttagtcccatccttcagctccactcaaccctcTGGATATAGGGAAGAAAATAAAGGATCTCATTAAATGATTGAAATATTAACATTGATTAGTGACAATAGTTTTCCTGTAGATACTGTAGGATTCAATCTGACATGCAGCTGTATCAGAGGTCAAAGAGGTTACAGGGGTTCTGTTTCCTTCCCAGATCAGATTCCACCTCCATCATCCGGCGAGGTTGTAGGAATTGTTACCGCAGCCCTCCTGGTAACAGTTGTCATGACAGCCACAGCTTACCTCATCATTGTCAGGAAGAGGTGTGTGTACGCTGTTTGTAACACATAGTTACAGAACATAatgaatatatactgtatgtatctcAATGGCATGTAATGTATCATCAGACATTACAAGTGCAGAAGAACTGAATGTTATGTTTTACCAGTGAATGTATTTATATTATTCTCTCTAACTAGGCACAAGGCTTTATTCAACCCCTCTGTCAGCATTGGTGAGTAGCAACCACACGAAAAAGTTCCCCTTCTGCTCAGTTAGACCTGTCCTGGATTTCTGCTTTCTGTAAGACCCGCTGTGGTTGTTTTTCAGATGCAAGCAGCCTGGCGGTCAGtgcagacaggacagggacaggaataGAAGAGGTGAGGTTGTTTAGTTTCAGCCAAATAAGGCGGAACAGTGCActaatgaaaacatgttttttctttgtGTGTTTGACTGAATTCCAGCCTAAGATTTGAAATAATCAcattaaattaataataattcttctctctaaccctcttcctctctttgtctttccCCAGGATCTGGTTTATTCGGAGATTATCAGATTCAACATTGACAAGAGGAAAGCACACGACCCATCTGGAGAAGACCAGAAAGATGCAGACGTCAAGCCAGCTGAGGATGTCACCTTCTCTGCAGGGGCGGTGGGGAACCAGCATTCTTTAAGGGAAGACACAGTTTACTCTCAGGTGGTGAGAAAGGACTGGGACATAGATGATGTATGGACTGTCTAAGCACAATAACAGTAAAGGGATAACCAGACATCCTTTATATTCACATACATTTAACTGAAGTTATTCTTGTTGGGGAAGTGACCTCCTTATTAGACAAAGCCATCTAGATCCTACAGAAGGGCTATGTGTGTGAATACTGAAAAATGATTGCCACCAACAGAATGCTATATATATCGGGCAAacaacaatctcagctctgtagattttgttgcgaagagacagaatcaatagataatttattctggtattgcccctatgtagcttgtttctggtcacaggttcaggaattctttaaaaaaaaaacacaacatgcaCTTTGGAAAGccacagtcagtcaatcaataatGTAATAATACTCGTAGGAAAGGTTTTCGtctttagctcacaatctgtggataaTAACATCACAGCACATTAGAAAAATACatggcacatggaaaccaaatcagggtggtctatggtgataggtgggatgggctgagagtggcagaggggtgggattaaagagctgaggtctatggtgataggtgggatgggctgagagtggcagaggggtgggattaaagagctgaggtctatggtgataggtgggatgggctgagagtggcagaggggtgggattaaagagctgaggtctatggtgataggtgggatgggctgagagtggcagaggggtgggattaaagagctgaggtctatggtgataggtgggatgggctgagagtggctgaggggtgggattaaagagctgatgtctatggtgataggtgggatgggctgagagtggctgagggtttgGAGTAAAGAGTTTGTTCGGCAATGTATTATTCTTTTGTGACTGTTTTATGTAAATGtgccatgtacagttgaagtcagaagtgtacatacacttaggttggagtcattaaaactcgtttttcaaccactccacaaatttcttgttaacaaactatagttttggcaagtcggttaggacatctacttcgtgcatgacacaagtcctttttccaacaattgtttacagacagattatatcacaattccagtgggtcagaagttaacatacactaagtttactgtacctttaaacagcttggaaaattccagaaaataatttaatggctttagaagcttctgaaggGCTAAaagacataatttgagtcaaatggaggtgtacctgtggatgtatttcaaggcctaccttcaaactcagtgcctctttgcttaacatcatgggaaaatcaaaagaaatcagccaagacttcaggaaaaaaattgtagacctccacaagtctggttcatttttgggagcaatttccaaatgcctgaaggtaccacgttcaactgtatatcaatagtacgcaagtataaacaccatgggaccacgcaaccgtcattccactcaggaaggagaagcagtctgtctcctaga from Oncorhynchus masou masou isolate Uvic2021 chromosome 29, UVic_Omas_1.1, whole genome shotgun sequence harbors:
- the LOC135520558 gene encoding T-cell immunoreceptor with Ig and ITIM domains-like isoform X1 translates to MEKCRLPAVLLLAHIGLSSVVLEAQVSVEPQVTGYLGNDVTLRCKLIQGDLIQAEWQWEMSDTKRFSIAVFNPNLGQNISGSPLKGRLEFAGASTGDSSITIKDVEMTDAGKYICLLTVFPSGSFERTTILTVLNQIPPPSSGEVVGIVTAALLVTVVMTATAYLIIVRKRHKALFNPSVSIDASSLAVSADRTGTGIEEDLVYSEIIRFNIDKRKAHDPSGEDQKDADVKPAEDVTFSAGAVGNQHSLREDTVYSQVVRKDWDIDDVWTV
- the LOC135520558 gene encoding T-cell immunoreceptor with Ig and ITIM domains-like isoform X2, whose amino-acid sequence is MEKCRLPAVLLLAHIGLSSVLEAQVSVEPQVTGYLGNDVTLRCKLIQGDLIQAEWQWEMSDTKRFSIAVFNPNLGQNISGSPLKGRLEFAGASTGDSSITIKDVEMTDAGKYICLLTVFPSGSFERTTILTVLNQIPPPSSGEVVGIVTAALLVTVVMTATAYLIIVRKRHKALFNPSVSIDASSLAVSADRTGTGIEEDLVYSEIIRFNIDKRKAHDPSGEDQKDADVKPAEDVTFSAGAVGNQHSLREDTVYSQVVRKDWDIDDVWTV